A region of Pseudomonas marginalis DNA encodes the following proteins:
- a CDS encoding YfiR family protein has translation MNVAVSPTERSLSWRRLLLVAVLCLLAPRVFAEGPGPADQRAQAVTQVVLGILSYARWPVEPEQLRLCIVGPTQYTDDLIKGTTQATGRPVVVRRLLVDHPDVVNACDAVYIGKLSNDERNRLFASLIGHPVLSISEGGDQCTVGSLFCLRVGDEQVSFEVNLDSVARSGVRIHPSVLQLSRRRAPAT, from the coding sequence ATGAACGTGGCCGTCTCGCCCACAGAGCGTAGTTTGAGCTGGAGGCGCCTGCTGCTGGTGGCGGTTCTATGCCTGCTGGCGCCCCGCGTATTTGCCGAGGGCCCAGGCCCGGCGGACCAGCGCGCCCAGGCGGTCACGCAAGTGGTACTCGGTATCCTCAGCTATGCCCGCTGGCCGGTAGAGCCGGAGCAACTGCGCCTGTGCATCGTCGGCCCGACCCAATACACCGACGACCTGATCAAAGGCACCACCCAGGCTACCGGTCGTCCGGTCGTGGTGCGGCGCCTGCTGGTCGACCACCCCGATGTGGTCAACGCCTGCGACGCCGTGTACATCGGCAAACTCAGCAATGACGAACGCAACCGCCTGTTTGCCTCGTTGATCGGCCACCCCGTGCTCAGCATCAGCGAAGGCGGCGACCAGTGCACCGTGGGCAGTCTGTTCTGCCTGCGGGTGGGCGATGAGCAAGTGTCGTTTGAGGTCAACCTCGACTCGGTGGCGCGCAGCGGCGTGCGCATTCATCCCAGCGTGTTGCAACTGTCCCGGCGCCGGGCGCCCGCCACATGA
- a CDS encoding diguanylate cyclase domain-containing protein produces the protein MKVANVRPTLRSVIGRGHMILALVAVTLASVSLTLLGVLALRVYAEHNLHLIARSINYTVEAAVVFNDRGAATEALSLIASTEEVAQADVFDSSGRLLAHWERPETGMLSRVELALAHTLLEQPISQPILHQGRTIGSIHLTGHGGSLLRFLLSGLAGILICTVLSAWVALHLARRLLRGITQPLQSLAAVAHAARSERDFDRRVPPARIAELDSLGSDFNALLGEMEAWQNHLQSENETLAHKANHDSLTGLPNRAYFEGRLIRALRSAAKAKEQVAVLYLDSDRFKEINDSFGHAAGDAVLVAVAERVRAQLREDDLVARLGGDEFAILLAPLHKVEDAQRIAEKIIASMDMPIAVPGDTQVLTSLSIGIAIYPEHGVTPGTLLNAADAAMYQAKRLSSGGQQTAESESPVVNVQHRS, from the coding sequence ATGAAAGTGGCGAACGTACGACCTACCCTGCGTTCCGTCATCGGCCGAGGGCACATGATCCTGGCGCTGGTGGCGGTGACGCTGGCCAGTGTTTCCCTGACCCTGCTCGGCGTGTTGGCGCTGCGGGTCTACGCCGAACACAACCTGCACCTGATCGCCCGGTCCATCAACTACACCGTGGAAGCGGCCGTGGTGTTCAACGACCGCGGCGCGGCCACCGAAGCCCTCAGCCTGATTGCCTCCACCGAAGAAGTCGCCCAGGCTGACGTGTTCGATAGCAGTGGCCGGCTGTTGGCGCACTGGGAACGTCCGGAAACCGGCATGCTCTCCCGGGTTGAACTGGCGCTGGCGCATACCCTGCTCGAGCAGCCCATCAGCCAACCGATCCTCCACCAGGGGCGCACCATCGGCAGCATTCACCTGACCGGCCACGGCGGTAGCCTGCTGCGCTTCCTGCTCAGCGGCCTGGCGGGGATCCTGATCTGCACCGTCCTCAGTGCCTGGGTCGCCCTGCACTTGGCGCGGCGTCTGTTGCGTGGCATTACGCAGCCGCTGCAAAGCCTCGCCGCCGTGGCCCACGCCGCCCGCAGCGAGCGTGACTTCGACCGCCGCGTGCCGCCGGCCCGCATCGCCGAACTCGACAGCCTGGGCAGCGACTTCAATGCCTTGCTTGGCGAGATGGAAGCCTGGCAAAACCATCTGCAAAGCGAAAACGAAACTCTCGCCCACAAGGCCAACCACGACAGCCTTACCGGTCTGCCCAACCGCGCGTACTTCGAAGGCCGCCTGATTCGCGCGCTGCGCAGCGCCGCCAAAGCCAAGGAGCAGGTGGCCGTGCTGTACCTCGACAGCGACCGGTTCAAAGAGATCAATGACAGCTTCGGCCATGCCGCCGGTGATGCCGTGCTGGTGGCCGTCGCCGAACGGGTGCGTGCGCAATTGCGTGAAGATGACCTGGTAGCGCGCCTCGGCGGTGACGAGTTCGCCATCCTGCTGGCGCCGCTGCACAAGGTGGAAGACGCCCAGCGCATTGCCGAAAAAATCATCGCCAGCATGGACATGCCGATTGCCGTGCCTGGCGACACCCAGGTGTTGACCTCCCTCAGTATTGGTATCGCCATCTACCCCGAACATGGCGTCACACCCGGCACCTTGCTCAATGCCGCCGATGCGGCGATGTACCAGGCCAAGCGTTTGTCCTCGGGTGGCCAGCAAACGGCGGAGTCGGAGAGCCCCGTCGTCAACGTTCAACACAGGAGTTGA